CTAATTATTAACAAAGTTTATTTCAGATATAGTTCATATTATGGTATACTACACATGCTTAATATTGCTGTCTAAGGCTTAATTTGATTTCTTCAGAATTCATATCTACAAATGTATAACAATTTAGAGAAATTTATACTTTATTTCTGGCAGTGGTCGCACGTGAAAAGATATTGAGAAGGCAAACAACATTTGTCCAATATCATACATCTGCTCCTCTGGTCAAGAATAGAATACTTGTATGGGTGGTAGGTTTTTTACTTCCTTAAGAAATTCGaaattttatatgtaatattctTACATTTGTGATTGAAATAAccctaaagtttttttttatcaacaccCTAAAGTCTAAAGATGGAAAGTTCATTcagaatttaatttatttgttgtgGTTAAAATTTCAATTGCTGTCAAAACTTATTCagacgtaaaaaaaaaagtcaaaacttATTCTTATTTCTTACAGATATGTTTCTTTCGGCAATTTGGACACTCCGTTGTTCGTCCTGACTATTTAACACTCCGCAAGGGATTCATCATGGTGCGTGACAGTCTTATGTCATTTGAATGCTTTCACTTTCCATTATTCTTAGTTTCATAACACTTGGTCATTACACTTAGGATTTAGAACTTACCTTTCCTCAGTTCTGTATTCAAACCTCATCTAAGTTTATCATAGAAAGCATTTGAACGTTTTTATATGCATTCGGAGTCTCGAACAACCTAATAATCTAAAAAATAGCTAATAACTTTTTAACTATTCCTTCACTTTCAgaaaatttgtgtttttattttcattcatatagttattTTTCAAGAAATGTATGTATATTACGCTATCATAATCCTTTGTATTTCCTTTAAACAGAATCATCACCTAACATTGACATACGATTTTCATAGCTATATGATCCGCTCTATGGAGGAAGAGTTCCAAAAGATTGTCGGTGTCAGGTGAATTAcatttttgtagaaaaatagTGTGGTATTTCTTCTTAACTTTATAGTAACCGAATTTTACAAATTCTCTCTTTTACAAGCTtattaacttgtttttttttttggaacaccaCTTTCATTAAAAAACTTAAAGTCTACAAGAGTTCATAGAACTACAAACATAAAACCATACAACACAAACGATAGATTTAGAGAAACCTCTAAGATAAAGAGACAGCGAATTCATAGCAAAGCTTGAATGCGTCAAATTCACGGCAGTGCCGGAAGGTTGAAATTTAGTCACATTGAAAAGTGACGTTGATATCCAATCCGCACCTCGGAATATCGTCGAAACGAGATCCGCTGCATCTTCAGGTCCCGAACGGACCGCTCCACAAGATAGCAAGACGGTTATAGACTTGGAAATACACCTTCGCACATGGGCAGAAGGGGAAACACTTCTTCGAGAGAAGgcaggtgatgatgatgatggtgatgagtATGGTGATGAAGATGACAACGAGCCCAGTGAACCCACCGGTAAAAAGACAATTAGTGTTCTCTTCAAGAAAGAGAGGTATGACATTGTAAGCATATTGGTTTCGGTAAACAACCCGATGAACCCATCAGAATTCTTTAGCAAACTGGCCAAGTAGACCAGCCTACCCCATAAACAAATGGGCTTTGAAACTATGCTGTGAGactgaatgaaatttagaaGGCTCACCAGGCCCAATCTACAAGCAAATAGGCCCATCTCACAGGCTTGAGCGATGCTGTTCCGTTGACGTTGACAGGAGCTCGGGTCGCCGGAAAGGGAGCAGCGACGGTTGAGCGGAACAGATGAGGGGGTGAGTGTTGGTGCTGATCTCCGGTCTTCTGAAATAAATCTAAGTCGCCGCGGAGAGGCTCGTCGGAGCAGATCTCCTCCTCGATGAGACAACAAACAAGCATACATCATAACTAGCGGGGACGGCGGTAGATCTGAACGGTGCTTCATAAATCTAGGGTTTTGAGACGTGACTACCTCGAAGGTTAAGGCTTTTTCGGCTGTTAAACCAGAGTTGCAGTTGCAGAGCATTGGTGAGTCACGGTGGTTGTGGCTGACAGTAACAGAGGAAAAGTGGGGAACCCCCCAGAAAATAACGACTCCGGTGGAAAGCGATCCGAAAGGCTTAACCACGTCGTCCCTGCTCACCTTGAGAGACGGTCTCAATGGAGAACCGTCGACGGCGTGAGAGACGATGAGAGCACGAACAGGAGCGATGACGATGAAACGGGAGCTGATTCTTACAGATCTGAGCCCAACAAGACACATAACGGTAAGCGTGAGGCGGTGAGCCGAAGAGGAAACCGAGAACATAGACCGGGAGCCCCCGGAAAATGAAACAGTCACAATGTTCTCCGACCAAGACAAGGAGACGGACGAAACCAGAGAGCTTGAACGGATAGAAGataagaggagagagagacgtaGAGTTTTAGAGGGTCGACGCCGGCGAGCCATGACTCCACCGGCGTCGGAGAGGGGACGAGCAAACGGCGCCTCGATAACTGGGACTGGGAGAGTCTTTGCTAGGGCACAAATCTCAAAACTACTTAAATGTCAAACTTCTAGTCTATTCAATATCTGAGctaatttatatcaaatttaatCATGTTGAGAAGATGataaattattcattattttgaaatttgactaAATAATATGCTCTTTTGCAGTGGGCCACTTTGGGGCTTTGTAGTTGCTTTCATGCTTTTTAACATCAAAGGTATGCATAtacgaaaaaaaatataatgcaaAATGCTACATTTTCTCCTTTTTAGCGTTAGaacatttaaattcataaaatggTCATACATGCATGCATGGTGACTAGTTCTTGCGCGTATTTTTCTAACACTGTTACACATGAATGTTATTTTCTTGGAAACAAGGGTTTGGTAACACATGCATGTTGTTCGTTGTTGTTTTTCTATTATTAGTGAGTAATCTTCTAGATGCAATTGTTTATGCTCAGGGGCCCAAACACTAGTGTTAAAATGATGTctgagtttcaaaaaaaaaattaaaaggggCCCAAAATTTCTAAGTTATCCATAaagtatatgtaaaaaaaatttgaaaacctaTTTTGCCCAAGGGTCCATAATTTACTTGAGCCGGCCCTGTTTATTCTCTATTCTTATGTGGTCTAAGCGTTTATTTGGATATGCTATTGCAGGGTCAAATCTTTATTTCTGGTTAGCAATCATTCCAATAGCTGTAAgaactatttttcattttatgtttctcttttttttggatattgagTGTCATATGATTAGTCTATTGAGCTATGATTTGCACCATTTTTATTTCAACAGCTTGTTCTTTTCGTTGGTGCAAAGCTGCAACATGTAATTGCAACTTTAGTATTGGAGAACGCTGGGATAACAGAATATGCTTCTGGTGTTAAATTGAGACCTCGTGATGAACTTTTCTGGTTCAAGAAACCAGAATTACTCTTATCCCTTATCCACTTCATTCAGTTTCAGGTGTGCAAAATCTTTTGAACCTTTATTAGtcacaaatgattttttttttgttgatttagTAGATATATGACCTATGTGCATTATGTTTCCTACAGAATGCCTTTGAGCTGGCTtcgtttttctggttttgggtAAGTTTTTGTCTATCTCTCATCTTATGGCTctatatgatttaaaacttttagtATTTTAGTCATACGCTTTAAAAATGTGTTCTTACACTGACATAATCTATTCTTGTTTCTTCAGTGGCAATTTGGATACAACTCTTGCTTCCTTAGGAATCATTTACTTGTCTACTTGCGATTAATTCTGGGGTAATCAAGTTTCCTCCATTAAGCCATCATGATACGGTTGTGTATATTTTCTTACAGATTGATGGTCAATATTGCATGTTTTTGTAGGTTTGCTGGACAGTTTTTATGTAGCTACAGCACATTGCCACTCTATGCACTTGTCACTCAGGTAACATGACCTTTAGATCTTCTACCTTCGTTAATGCTTAAAACTCACAAGCTAAATGATCATGGATTTCATATGTTATTTCTAGATGGGAACAAATTACAAGGCAGCGTTGTTACCTCAGAGGGTAAGAGATACAATAAACGGTTGGGGAAAAgcaaccagaagaagaagacggcATGGGTTATATGGAGATGATTCGACTATTCGAACAGAAACAAGCACAATCGCATCAGTTGAAGAATACGATCATCAAAAGCTTGATGATGTTCCTGAAACCTCTCCAGCTCAAGGTACTGATCATGAGCTGGAGCTTGTTAAAAACTGGGAAGCTTCTATCACAGTAGCTAATGAAAATTCTAGTCGGGTTGGAACACCCCTCTTGCAACCTTGTGCGTCAACATCGTCAACGACTTTCTCAAAGTTACAGACAGAAACCACAGAATCACTTTCAAGGTCGTCCTCACTGCCAGTGAAAAGATAATATTTGGATGTCCGTCTTTCTTTCTCAACGCTGCGTTGCTAAACCAGCTGAAATAACTCAGGTTTAAGATTAGTGTGTGTAACTATCTTTTACTATAAATGATATAGGATTTTGAGTACAGAGATCATGTCGTTGAACATGGTACACCGTATCAAACAGTTGTAAGAAATCGATTTACACGATAATGTTCAAAACTTAGCGAGGCACGTCTAGTCGAACGTTCGGCCTTATATGTAGCGTTTTGGTTAAGAAAATTATGTGTAACGTTTTggtcaaaataatatttaacgTAATCAACGTAGAAGATTATGCTAGAAGCTTCGTTAATGAGAAATAACGAAATAATATTGGCGCGTACGTGGAGAAGTCAGCCATGAGGCCCATGACCTAATGTACGTTCCCGTCACAAACCCATCAAAGAAAAAGGAGAGTCAAAGATTAGGATCGAACTTACAATACAAGCCACACATATGATGTTCTCTAGCTGTACGTAATTTAGTATAGTGGGTGACTGTAgtttgagcggtgcgggacaagcggttcaACTGTAGTGCGGttctaacagttataaaaatatatagatatatagtatatgtagagatttttgttattgttaactGATGGGCAGGACGAGACCATGATCACTATTCGAAGCCTAAATATATGAgaacaaatttgaatttttcagttcTATGTttattctaaaacatgtagcAGCGCCTAAATGAATCTCGGACTTTCGCTTTCAACGACAAATATGGCACCCAGACCTTAGGAAAATCCATCGAATTGACTTTATTTTTCGTCTACCTTTCCTTTATTTGATCATGTCTATGAATTACTCAAATACGTAGTAAAAAAATACATCGAAAGTAAAAACAAACTTTTGAAAAACGTTTCTAAACTACTTCatctatttcaaaataattgatATCTTGGATGGAATCACAAAAATTAGAATATACATTTTTTCCTAAAAgttctaaaaatagaaaataaacataATTCAGTCAgtcatcaaaaaatattataaaatatcattgatcatacagttttcaataaaatttaaactaatttaaaaatatcaaacattatgtattttgaaacatcaaaaactcttTAGAACATTACCTATTTTGAAATGGATAGAGTATTAAATATAATCAGACAAACACTATTTTATGGAAATCGATGATGAAGTCTACACTAATATTAATCTAGTTATTGATTTTTTGGAGACTAATGCAATGAACTTTGTTTTTAACTATAAAGTCAATCCTTTGTTTTTAACTATAAAGTCAATCTAATCCTTATAAATTAtgatatctaatctattaaggggagtacaaatttaaattatccctacgttttttaagttttatacaATGTCATGCCACTGAAATTATTAATTAACCTATTTTTGAggattttttgtcttttcttctttaattaacgcatttccaaaatcaaattctaactaaaaaCAAACATggaaacaataataaataaatccaACTTTTAGTATTATTTGTCttcctattttaatatatatatatgtttggaaataattaattaaatatatatatatcgtaattAAATACATACATTATATGAGCATTTAGGTACCTGTTCGGGTACGGATCAGTTTTTTGGATATCAGATTTttaggtttaaaattaaactttgttCGAATATGATAAATTTTCAGACGGGGTTTGGACTTAGACATTCCGGATCCAGATACATTTatagaaacctaaaaatatccaaataatttatgtatttagaaatatctttaaataatttataaaataaaataaaaattaatactgGCACACCCGTGCGGGTCAAGGTCTAGTTGTGTTAACTAAAATGGGGACAATCCTCTTATCGATGCGCAAATACATATTCTCTCCTCAATCTGAGTAATTTATTTCTTCTCCCTATCTCTAATCGACCCAAAATATGGATTCTTTGAGTTATGAGAAATGCAACCGTGATGTAAATACTGATATGTGCATATAGTTAATATTGATCCGTAACATCCGTTTATGGGTGTTTAACAAAAGAAGAGATCCGTTTTATGGATATACACCCTAATAACTTccctgtaaaaaaaaagacgtaTTGTCATATCATATAGCAGGTATgatcaacaaaagaaaagtcACTACTCACTAGCATTGAAGTTGTTGGATGCATATGTCTTTGTTGTTCTCTGATATTTGAGCTAGGCCTCGATACACAGTTAATATTAACTCCTTTTACAGTACAACAGAAGAAAAAACAGCAACGCGTTTAACTTTATACTAATTTGTCCCTTtttcttattctgaatctgattatagtattttgatgaaaaattacTTGACCAACCACTTATATTAGAGAAATACTTTTCGTGCATGCGTGCGTAATTAAAGAATCCAATTATTGATTTTCGTCGTCGCCACACCAAATGTCTATTCCAAATTCagttcaatatttttgaattttctcactTGGAATTAAATCCATTTGCAAAGCTGTAATTGTATATGATTAGACCCCAAAAAGCTGTATGTGACTCAATAAccctttgtttttataaatgtcAAGATCTCTAGTGGACGTATATATGAAGAGACTCGTTGAATAGAATAGATTCCGAGATTTGCATGGTTAActaattctattttttcttattctaaTCGTTGGCTAATTCCACTCTTCTCCTACAACTTTTTCTTCAACCTTCTCTTGCAATTCTTCAATATCTGCTCTTATTTATTCTTTACTCAGAAGCCAACTTTTCCCAGTTAAGTACATAAAGAGATTAAGTGCCGTAACAAAACAATTTGTGATTGGATCTggtttctttagtttttaaagagaaatctagagaagaaaacaaaacaatgaaGTTTGGGAAAGAGTTTATTGCGCAGATGATTCCAGAATGGCAACAAGCTTACGTGGATTATTCTTGTCTCAAATCCATTCTCCAAGAAATCAAAAATGCACAGAAGCGATCAGGTGCCGTAACACGCAAGCAACCTGTGCACCGCAACTTTAGCGGCCTGATGACTAAGCATTCAAGCCGAGTCGCCACGTCAGAAGAACTTGAAAACCAAGACATAGTGGTGAGTGAAATGATTGGTGATGATGGGTTTGATAGGTACGAGACGTCCATCATGAGAGTTGCAGAAGCTGGGAGAGAGCCAGAGCTTGTGTTCTTTAAAACCCTAGATCTTGAGTTCGATAAAGTGAACCATTTTTACAAGTCTAAAGTGGAGGAAATGGTGAAGGAGGCATTGGTTTTGAACAAGCAAATGGATGCTCTGATTGCTTTTAGAATCAAAGTAGATCAACCTTCTTCGTCTTGGATCTGTTCTGAAACCGTATCAGTCAATGTGAATGCCTTGGGTACTACGGAACATAGTAAGTTCGCgcatattattttgtttgttagggtttagtatgaaagaaaaaacaaaacgtttgaatctttttgtgtgtttggtCTTGAAGGAAAGACGTTAGCTGATGTGATGGGAATCATAGTATCCAACCATGGAGATTCAACGAGAGGGAACGTGCCAGAGGCTTTAAGTGTTCTTGAACGTATCAGACTAAACAAAGATCAAGAAACTCCTCTGTCCAGGATTAGAAACGTCCTCAAGCTCTCTAACCACGAAGAGCTCAAATTCACAAGAGAGAATCTCAAGAAAATAGAAGAACGTCTTAAGGATGTCTTCATCAAGTTTTATCGCAAGCTTAGACATCTCAACAATTACAGGTATGCATATTGTTTCTTAAACATTCGTAAGAACAACTCATAGCAGGTTGTTTGTTTTAATTCAGCTTCTTGAACACCTTGGCGATTTCAAAGATCATGAAGAAGTATGATAAGGTAATAAAAAACTTGattaacttttatcaaaaaaaaaacttgattaaCTAGATATGTATCTAAGTTTTCTTGCATATCTATTAATATGTTTTCGGTATTTATTCTCTATCAGATTGCTTCAAGAAATGCAGCAAAAACTTACATGGAGACTGTTGTAGATAAGTCCTACCTCACTAGCTCTGATGAGGTTATTAATTACAATATCTCTACATAAAACTTAAtatgttctttaaaaaaaaacttgcttTATATGTTCTTTCAATACTACTATAAACTTTATTTACGTTGGACAGATCCGCAAACTTATGGTGAGAGTTGAGTCTATCTTCGTGGAGTATTTCGCTAGCTCGAACCGAAGCAAAGCAATGAATCTCTTAAGACCAAAAgtgaagaaagaaaaacatcGGACAACGTTTTCCAGTGGTAACTAATTAAAAACGAATAATAACATTTAGTTCATGACAAATTGATTCAAGATCTCTAATATTTGTTCTTATTTTCTCAGGCTTTTTTGTTGGCTGCTCAGTCTCTCTAGTGATTGCTCTTGCCTTGTTAATACATGCTCGTAATATAATGGGCGCAGACGGAAAGAACATTTACATGGAGACAATGTTCCCTCTTTACAGTTTGTTTGGATTTGTTGTCCTGCACATGATCATGTATGCTTCAAATATATACTTTTGGAAGAGATATCGAGTGAATTACCCTTTCATATTCGGGTTCAAAGAAGGAACAGAGCTCGGTTATAGACATGTTCTGCTTCTAAGCTTTGGTCTCAACACGCTTGCTCTAGCTGCTGTTATAATGAACCTTGACATGGAGATGGATCCTAATACTAATGATTACAAGACAATCACTGAACTTCTTCCACTTTTAATTGTTGGTGTAAGTTGTTCATCATTACAACCACAAGAATCTAAAAATCATTTTGTTATAAATGTAGTAACAGCTCTCTTGTGTGCAATGTTTTCAGCTAGTGATACTAATTACTATATGTCCCTTCAACATCTTTTATCGGTCAAGCCGCTTCTTTTTCATCATGGTTGTATTCCGCTGCATTGCTGCACCGCTCTATAAGGTAATTACTCAACTCAAGCACATCCCagtaaaaaaaatgttgaatCACCGTTTTAAAAATCGGTATAGGCGGGAAATCagattattgatttttttttaaaaaatcggtCTAGACATTTAAAAACGGTATAGACATTTAATATCCCGGTTATGACGTTTTAAAAACCGGTCTTGGCGCCCTTCTTATCAAAAATCTCTTATAAAGCGTCTAATTACCGcatatcgattttttttaacagtGTTTAAGTCTCTTAAATTCTTCTTATCAAACTTGCAGGTTAATCTTCCGGATTTTTTCTTGGCGGACCAATTCACAAGCCAGGTTTGTGTGGTTCATAAGATTCATTTCACATTGATGATCATGTTTTCAAAATGTTCCAACTTCATAACCAACCCTTTTCCTTAGGTGCAAGCACTGAGAAGTTTGGAGTTCTACATTTGTTACTATGGTTGGGGAGACTTCAGGCTCAGACAAAACACATGCAGATCAAGTCATGTCTATAGCACATTCTACTTCATCGTCGCTGTGATTCCTTACTGGTCACGTTTCCTTCAGTGTGTTCGGAGATTAGTCGAAGAGAAAGATTCAACAGAAGGCTACAATGCTCTCAAATATTTCTTGACCATAGTTGCTGTGTGCTTGAGAACAGCTTATAGCCTTAACAGAGGAAACTCCTGGAGAAACGCTGCTTGGTTTTTCTCTGCCTTGGCAACTTTTTACGGCACATATTGGGACATTGTGTTTGACTGGGGATTGCTTCACAGATCATCTAAAAGTTGGTTGAGAGATAAGCTTCTTGTTCCTCACAAATCTGTCTACTACGTTGCAATGGTGAAAACTAAGACAGAACAAAATGAATCTTGATTTTAAGGtttcttattaattttgtttctcTCCTCTTTGCTCTAGGTGGTAAACGTTGTGTTGAGGCTGGCATGGTTGCAGACTGTTCTAGATTTCAATATCCCATTCTTGCATAGAGAAATAATGGTTGCTCTTCTTGCTATTCTCGAGATCATACGCCGTTGTATCTGGAATTTCTTCAGGTAGCGTCTTGACCAAGAAACATTCGATAAATTGGTCAGAATTATTTCGTTTACATACTGTTTTGGCTTTGTTTGGGTTATGACTGGTGAACACAGGTTAGAGAACGAGCATTTGAACAATGTGGGGAAGTTCAGAGCATTCAAATCAGTTCCTTTGCCATTCAACTACGATGAAGAATGAGAGGCGAGATAGTTAGTTCTTGGATTGGTTCTCCTCAAGGTGTTACTATTGGTATTGTTAGGGGCTGCTTGGAAGGATATTAGAATTAGATGCTTAATATAGAACAAGCTTACCTAGGTTTTGTTGTGCTCTCTGCTTTGACATTTGAGGAAACCAGAAGCAACAACATTATAAGAGACTGAGGTTATCCAGAGGGCGAACCTATCTTTAAAG
The nucleotide sequence above comes from Brassica napus cultivar Da-Ae chromosome A9, Da-Ae, whole genome shotgun sequence. Encoded proteins:
- the LOC125578018 gene encoding uncharacterized protein LOC125578018 — encoded protein: MARRRRPSKTLRLSLLLSSIRSSSLVSSVSLSWSENIVTVSFSGGSRSMFSVSSSAHRLTLTVMCLVGLRSVRISSRFIVIAPVRALIVSHAVDGSPLRPSLKVSRDDVVKPFGSLSTGVVIFWGVPHFSSVTVSHNHRDSPMLCNCNSGLTAEKALTFEVVTSQNPRFMKHRSDLPPSPLVMMYACLLSHRGGDLLRRASPRRLRFISEDRRSAPTLTPSSVPLNRRCSLSGDPSSCQRQRNSIAQACEMGLFACRLGLRTLIVFLPVGSLGSLSSSSPYSSPSSSSPAFSRRSVSPSAHVRRCISKSITVLLSCGAVRSGPEDAADLVSTIFRGADWISTSLFNVTKFQPSGTAVNLTHSSFAMNSLSLYLRGFSKSIVCVVWFYVCSSMNSCRL
- the LOC106364759 gene encoding MLO-like protein 14, which codes for MWSKRLFGYAIAGSNLYFWLAIIPIALVLFVGAKLQHVIATLVLENAGITEYASGVKLRPRDELFWFKKPELLLSLIHFIQFQNAFELASFFWFWWQFGYNSCFLRNHLLVYLRLILGFAGQFLCSYSTLPLYALVTQMGTNYKAALLPQRVRDTINGWGKATRRRRRHGLYGDDSTIRTETSTIASVEEYDHQKLDDVPETSPAQGTDHELELVKNWEASITVANENSSRVGTPLLQPCASTSSTTFSKLQTETTESLSRSSSLPVKR
- the LOC125578019 gene encoding phosphate transporter PHO1 homolog 8-like — protein: MKFGKEFIAQMIPEWQQAYVDYSCLKSILQEIKNAQKRSGAVTRKQPVHRNFSGLMTKHSSRVATSEELENQDIVVSEMIGDDGFDRYETSIMRVAEAGREPELVFFKTLDLEFDKVNHFYKSKVEEMVKEALVLNKQMDALIAFRIKVDQPSSSWICSETVSVNVNALGTTEHSKFAHIILFVRV
- the LOC111200731 gene encoding phosphate transporter PHO1 homolog 8-like, translated to MGIIVSNHGDSTRGNVPEALSVLERIRLNKDQETPLSRIRNVLKLSNHEELKFTRENLKKIEERLKDVFIKFYRKLRHLNNYSFLNTLAISKIMKKYDKIASRNAAKTYMETVVDKSYLTSSDEIRKLMVRVESIFVEYFASSNRSKAMNLLRPKVKKEKHRTTFSSGFFVGCSVSLVIALALLIHARNIMGADGKNIYMETMFPLYSLFGFVVLHMIMYASNIYFWKRYRVNYPFIFGFKEGTELGYRHVLLLSFGLNTLALAAVIMNLDMEMDPNTNDYKTITELLPLLIVGLVILITICPFNIFYRSSRFFFIMVVFRCIAAPLYKVNLPDFFLADQFTSQVQALRSLEFYICYYGWGDFRLRQNTCRSSHVYSTFYFIVAVIPYWSRFLQCVRRLVEEKDSTEGYNALKYFLTIVAVCLRTAYSLNRGNSWRNAAWFFSALATFYGTYWDIVFDWGLLHRSSKSWLRDKLLVPHKSVYYVAMVVNVVLRLAWLQTVLDFNIPFLHREIMVALLAILEIIRRCIWNFFRLENEHLNNVGKFRAFKSVPLPFNYDEE